In Achromobacter pestifer, the DNA window GCTGCCGTCCTGGAAGTGCACGGCGGTGAGAGTGCCCGACACCAGGGGACGGATGTCGACGCGGTCGATGGCTTCCAGGCGGCCGGAGTAGCGCTGCCAGTCCACGATGGTCTTGTTGAGGACTTCGGCCACCTCGACCGGCGTGGCGGCGGGAGCGGTTTGCGCCTGGGCGGCGTTGGCGCCGGCCGGGGCGCGGAAGAGGGCGTAACCTCCGCCAGCGGCGATGACGGCTGCAAATACGGCGAGCACAGCAATACGATTGCGCGAAACCATGGTGTTTCCTTGAGAGATGATGGGGCGAAAGCGCGCTTGCCTGGGTGAGCCTGGGGGCGGGAGGCGGCTGCGGCGGTCCGGGGCAGGCCTGTCCTGAGGATCCGATGGGGATGCTGCGGTGCAGCATGAAATACTGCTGCGCATCCCAGGCAAAGGCGCCTGATCGGGGCGGGTCTTTGCGGTTGCCGGAATCTGAGGATAGGCATGCCCTTTGATGGCGCCTGGCGGCAAGGGCACTTCAAGATGGTTTGCATTCTGAGCCGTTTAGGGGGTCGGATAAACCCGTATGTTTCGGCAACACTAGTCGCTGAAACCGACTAATCAATGTCGAAATCGGGTTATGCTCCGTCCACACCGACTATTTCCCCTAAAGGACACCGTCGCCATGGACCGTTTTCAGGCTATGCAGGTGTTTGTGCGCGTCGTGGACGCCAATAGCTTCACCCGGGCGGCCGACAGCCTCTCGCTTCCGCGCACCACCGTCACCACCATCATTCAGAACCTCGAACGCCTGCTGGGCGTGCGTCTGCTCAACCGCACCACGCGCCGTATCGGCCTGACGCCCGACGGCGCCGGCTACTACCAGCATTGCGTGCGCATCCTGGCGGACGTCGAGGAAACCGAGGCCTGCTTCCAGGAAGCGGCCCTGCGCCTGAAGGGCAGGCTGCGCATCGACGTGCCTACCTGTATCGGGCGGCTGATCCTGATTCCCTCATTGTGTGATTTCCACGACAAGTACCCCGACGTGGAACTGGTGCTGGGCCTGGGCGACCGTCCCGTCGACATGGTGCAGGAGGCCGTGGACTGCGTGATCCGCGCGGGCGACCTGGAGGATTCCAGCCTGGTCGCGCGCCGCATCGGCACCCTGCAGAGCGTGACCTGCGCCTCGCCCACCTATGTGGCGCGCCACGGCCTGCCGCAGAGCATCGACGAACTGCGCGACCACCACGCCGTGCATTATTTCTCCAGCCGCAGCGGGCGCAATTGCGGCTGGGACTTCAGGGTGGACGGCAAGCACCAGGAAGTGGAAATGAAGGGCGTGGTGTCGGTGAACGAGGCCGGCGCCTATCTGGACTGCGGGCTGAAGGGCTTCGGTCTGATTCAGACCCCCCGCTACATGGCGTTGCCGCACCTGCAATCGGGCGAGCTCATCGAAGTGTTGCCGCAATGGAAGCCCAGCCCCACGGCGATCTCGGTGCTGTATCCGCAAAGCCGCCAGTTGTCGCCCAAGGTGCGCGCCTTCGCCGACTGGGTGGCGGAATTGTTCGCCAGCTGCCCGCTGCTGAGCGGCCGCGACGAGACCGATCCGGCCGCCGCCAGCTGCAGCGTCTATGCGCGCCAGGTCAGTCAGGCGAACACCCTGGCGTCCACCGCGCCCCGGCCGGCGCTGGAGGAATACCTGCCGCCGCGCCGCCGGACCGCGCGCGAAGAGGCCGCGGAATACGCTTTGTAAAGCGTTTGGCGTGGAGGGCGGATCCGCCCTCCACCCGCGGAGCCACGGGAAACCCCGTAGTAAATACAGGCCTTGTGTCCCTCGAATTGCACGAAACGTCTGTATAGTCCGACAGTCAAAGCCTACAACGCCCTTACTGTCGATCCGCTCCATGCAGCCTGTACTACCCGCTTATCTGATCGCCCGTTGGCTTTTGTTGCTCGTGCTGTTGGCAGGGGTGTACTTCCTCAGCGGATTCCTGGTCCCCGCGCTCGCCGCCCTCATCATCGGCCTGGCCAGCTGGCCCCTGTACCAACGCCTGGTCGCGCGCTGCGGCGGCCGCACCGCGCTGGCCGCCTCGTTGGCGCTGCTGGTGGTGATCGTGGTGCTGATCGTGCCGATGTCGTTCGCGCTGTCCTACGCCATCAAGGAAGCCAGCACCTTCTTCGCCTGGGCCATCGCGGCCAACCGCCACGGCGTGGACGTGCCCAACTGGATCACCTCCATGCCCGTGGTGGGCGAACGCCTGGGCCAGTACTGGGAATCCTATATCGGCCAGCCTCATGCGCTGGGCGCGCTGGTCGAGGCCGTCAGCGGCGAACATCTGGGCAATATCTACCGCATGGTGCTGGCGGCCACGGGCAACCTGTTCCAGCTGCTGCTGACCGTGCTGTTCATGTTGATCACGCTGTTCTTCGTCTACAAGGACGGCATCCGCATGGTGGCCCAGCTGGACGTGCTGGGCGAACGCATCCTGCCGGCGCGCTGGCTGCGCTTTTCGCGCGTGGTGCCGGCCACCATCAATTCCACCGTCACCGGCATGGGCCTGATCGCGCTGGGCGAAGGCGTGGTGCTCGGCATCGCCTACTGGGTGGCGGGCGTGCCGTCGCCGGTGCTGCTGGGCGTGGTCACGGGTTTCATGGCGCTGATCCCCGGCGGCGCGCCGCTGTCGTTCACGCTGGTGTCGCTGTATCTGGTGGGCTCGGGCCATCTGGTGGCGGGTATCGCCCTGATGGTCTGGGGCAGCGTGGAACTCTTCATCGTCGACAAGACCCTGCGTCCGCGCCTGGTGGGCGGGCCGGTCAAGCTGCCTTTCCTGCCGACCTTCTTCGGCCTGGTCGGGGGCGTGAAGACCATGGGCATCGTCGGGCTGTTCGTGGGCCCGGTGCTGATGGCCCTGCTGGTGGCGGTGTGGCGCGAATGGGTGCACCATGAAGTCCAGGAGCGCGACGCCGCCCGCATCAATCCGCCTACCCATCCCCCCGCCGCCTGAATGCCATGTTGTTGCCCGATGATCAGATAGCCGTCCTGCGCGAGCAGGGCTTCGTGGTGGCGCGCCAGTTCGCCAGCCCGGAACAGGTGGTGGCGCTGCGCGCCCTGGCCGAACGCCATTTGCGCGAGCACGTCGCGCCCATCGAATACGAAGCCGACCTGCGCTACCCCGGCGCGCCCGAGTCGCGCACGGCCGTTGGCGGGCTGACCGTGCGCCGCCTGCTGAACGCCTACGCCCGCGATCCCTTGTTCGCGCAATGGGCCGCCGATGCGCGCATCGGCCAGTGGCTGGGGCGCTATTTTGGCGAAACGCCGGTGCTGTCCACCGTGCACCACAACTGCGTGATGACCAAGCACCCGGCCTACGGCAGCCTGACGGGCTGGCACCAGGACATCCGCTACTGGTCGTTCTCCGATACGGACCTGGTCTCCACCTGGCTGGCGCTGGGCCCGGAAACGCGCGCCAACGGCGGCCTGTCCTTCATTCCCGGGTCGCATGCGGCCGCCTTCGCGCCGGAACAGTTCGACCCGCAGAAATTCTTCCGCGACGACGCGCCCCAGAACGCCGAGTGGATCGCCCGCGCGGTCTGTCCCGAATTGCAGGCCGGCGACGTGGTGTTTTTCCATTGCCGCACCTTGCACGCGGCCCAGGGCAACAGCAGCGACCGGGTGAAGCTGTCGGTGGTGCATACCTACCATCCGCAGTCCTGTCATCCCATGCCGGGCACTCGTTCGGCCAGCCAGCCCGGCGTGCCGCTGCCGGTCCAGGCAGCCTGACGAGACGAGACAAGCGCCGCGGTCTGCGGCGCTTGTCCTTCCTCCAATAGCCGCAAGCGCGGCCCACCGGCGCTTCCCCGGGCCCGGCCTTCCACGCATTGTTCCCCGTTCAGGCCTGCAAATTGCGCCTGCAAACGGGTCGCTGACCCCAGTTTTCGCCCTGCGCGTCTGCATCGAGGCGGGTGCGGTCCTGGGCGTCGTTTCCGCAACGCAAGCGGGCGCCTCGACAGAATGGGCCTAGTCCTATGCCTTGCGCGGATAGGAGCGGACTAGCCCGATGTCCCGCCAAGGCCGCGAAAACTAGCATTCAGTTGTTGAGTACGCGGACTGAAAAAAGGGCTCCCCAACAGCTCCACATTCACAAGCGCACGCAGCAAGAAAGCCGCTCGCAACGGCGATTTTTCTCACCTCAAACCCCATCTCAAAGACATCATGAAAAAGAACCTCCTGACCGCCGCCCTTGCCATCGCCGGCCTCGCCACTTTCGCCAGCGCCCACGCCGCTGACGGCACCATCGAATTCACCGGCAACATCACCGCCAACACCTGCGCCATCAACGGCGGCAACGGCGGCGAGAACTTCACCGTGGCGCTGCCCTCCGTGTCGGCCAAGACGCTGGAAACCGCGGGCGCCACCGCCGGCCGCACGCCGTTCAAGATCGCGCTGACCGGCTGCACCACCGACCAGCCGGTTTCGGTTCACTTCGAAGGCGGCCCCACGGTTTCGCAGACCACCGGTCGTTTGACCGTTGACGTCGGCGGCGCCAGCAACGTCGAACTCGGCCTGCTGAACAATTCGTTCGGTGAAATCAAGGCCGGCGCTGCCTACGGCCAGCAGAACTCGCAAACGGTGAACCTGGCTAGCGGCAAGGCCGATCTGGACTACTTCGTCGAATACCACTCGCTGGGCGGCGCCACCGCTGGCGCAGCCAACTCGCGCGTGCAGTACTCGATCTCCTACCAGTAATACGCAGATCTCGGCGGCCGCCTCCCGGTGCCGCCGAGGCGCGTGTTTCCCTGCAAGCCGTTTCACCCCGCTCCCCGAGACGGCTTGGAAGGAAACCGACCATCCACGCAGCATTCACCACCAAGGGCCACATCATGAAATCTCTACGCCGCACCCTGATGGCCGCCGCAGCGCTTGCCGCGGGCTGTATTGCACTCCAGGCGCAGGCCAGCGTCGTCATAGCCAGCACGCGCGTGATCTATCCGGCGCAAGAGCGCGAAGTCACCATCAAACTGAGCAATGACGGCCGCACGCCGGCCCTGGTCCAGTCCTGGCTGGACGACGGCAACATCACCGATGCGCCGGAAACGCTGAAGGTCCCCTTCGTGTTGACGCCCGCCATCTTCCGCGTGGATCCCGGCAAGGGACAGACGCTGCGGCTGATCCACACCAAGGAAGCGATGGCGCAGGACAAGGAAAGCCTGTTCTGGCTCAACGTGCTGGAAGTTCCGCCCAAGCCCCAGGCCGGCGAAGACGCCAATCGCCTGCAGATCGCATTCCGCACGCGCATCAAGGTGATGTACCGCCCGCAGGGTCTGCCGGGCCAGGCGGATGAGGCTCCTGCCCAGCTGCGCTGGGAGATCGCCCCTGCCCAGAGCGGCAAGGGCTACGCGCTGAAGGCCAGCAATCCCACGCCGTATGTCGTGAACCTGGGCAAGGTGAGTTTGCAGTCCGGCAGTCAGTCCTTCGATGCCGGCGCCGGCTACGTCAAGCCGGGCGAGTCCGCGCTCTTCCCCGTTGCAGGACTGGCATCCACGCCCGTTGCCGGCTCCCAGGTCAAGTTCAACAGCATCAACGACTGGGGCGCGAATGTCGCAGGCTCGCAGCCTTTGATGTCGGGCTCCGCGTCCGCCACGCGCTAAAGCCGCCAGGCCGCGCAAGCGTGCGGCACCTACCTCCTGAAAACCTCTTTGTGATGGATGCCGGCAACGGCATCCCCAGGGAGGGTTTTGCCCAGCGTTTCCACCGAGCTCACTCCTCAACGCCGTCACCATGAAAAACTCTCTGTCCCAGCTCCTGCATACGCGAGATCGCGCCCGTCTGCGCCTTACGCCCCTGTGCGCAGCGTTGCTGGTGGCTCTGGCCTTGCACGACTTGGACGCGCTGGCCGCCGAGGCCGCCGCGCCCGGACAAATGGTGGCCTCGGTGGAGTTCGAGGATGCTTTCCTGATGGGCGGCTCGGGCCAGCGCACCGACCTGTCGCGTTTCGCCAAGGGAAATGCGGCCGCGCCCGGCAACTATTCGGTGGACTTGTTCATCAACCAGGGCTATGTCGGCCGCGTGGATGTGCCGTTTGCGCCGGTTGCCGGCGAGACGGCGGCGCAGCCAGTTTTCGACCGCCAGCTGCTGCAGCGCATCGGTGTCGATCTGGGCAAGCTGCCTGCCGAGGCGACCGAAAAGCTGGCGCAGGGCGCCAGTCTGCGTCTGGATGAGATCGCGGCCGACGCGGGCAGCGATTTCGACTTTGGCGACCAGCGCCTGGACCTCAGCATTCCCCAGGCTGCGATGAGCCGCCACGCCCGCGGTTATGTCAGTCCGGAACTGTGGGACTCGGGCGTCAACGCGGCCATGGCCGACTACGACTTCAACCTGTACAACTACCGCAACAAGGCCTTCGGCGGCACGCAGCGGCAGGGTTATCTGGGCCTGCGGGCCGGCGCCAACATCGGCGACTGGCGCCTGCGCCACAACGGCTCCTACTCCTTCGATTCCCAGGGCCGGCGTCAGTATCAGAACATCTCGACCTACGCACAGCGTGAGATCGTGGGGCTGTCGTCGCAGCTGACCCTGGGCGAAGCCTACACCAGCGGCGAACTGTTCGACTCCACGCCCTTCAAGGGCGTGCGCCTGGCCAGCGACGACCGCATGCTGCCCGATTCGCTGCGCGGCTACGCGCCGGTGGTGCGCGGCGTGGCCAACAGCAACGCGCGTGTCACCATCCGCCAGAACTCGGTCATCATCTACGAAACCACGGTGGCGCCCGGCGCCTTTGAAATCACCGACCTTTATGCCACCGGCTACGGCGGCGACCTGGATGTGTCCGTGCAGGAGGCCGATGGCAGCGTGCGCAAGTTCTCGGTGCCTTATGCGGCCGTGCCGATGTCGCTGCGCCCCGGCGTGAGCCGCTACAGCGTGGTCGGCGGCGCCGTGCGCAACAAGCAGTTGTCGAAAAGCCCGCAGTTCCTGCAAGCCACCTACCAACGTGGCTTGTCCAACCTGGTGACGGGCTATGCCGGCGCCACGGTGGCGCAGAACTACACCTCGGCCCTGCTGGGCGGCACGCTCAATACATCGGTCGGCGCGGTCGGCCTGGACGCGACCCAGTCGCGCCTGTCGCGCGACGGCGCCACGCATACCGGCACCAGCTTGCGTGCCAGCTATGCCAAGAGCCTGCCGGATACCGGCACCAACGTTTCCATCGCGGCGTACCGCTACTCCACCGGAGGCTTCTATGGCCTGAACGAAGCCATGAATTCGCTCTACGGCTACGGCCAGTACCGCTATACCGGCAGCATGGTACGTGAGCGCAACCGCGCCTCGCTCGTCATCAGCCAGCAGTTGGGCGGACAGCGCGGCAGCGTCAATTTCACCGGCTCGACCGTGGACCACTGGAACCGCGATGGCCGCGACGTGAACTACAGCATTGCCTATGCCAACACTTACAAGACCATCGGCTACAACCTGACGGTTCAGCGCCAGCGCGACAGCCGCCAGCAGATGGGCACCGCGGTTTACGCCACCTTCAGCATTCCGCTGGGCAAGACCAATCCGTTGAGCCTGTCTACCAATGTGGGGCGCGATGCCACCGGCCGCATGCAGATGCAAAGCACGCTGTCCGGCTCCACGGGCGAGGACAATCAGCTGTCCTATGGTCTTAGCGCCGACCATGCTTCCGGCGGCTCGGGCAGCAGCAGGAATGGCGGCAGTGCCAATTTGCTTTACCGTGCGCCGGTGGCGGAATTCATGGGCAGCGCAGGCGTCGGCACGGGCTACTCGCAAAGCTCGGTCGGCATGCGCGGCGCGGTCGTGGTCCATCCGGGTGGCGTCACGCTGTCGCAACCTCTGTCGGAAACCTTCGGCATCGTCGAAGCGCCCGACGCGGAAGGCGCGCGGCTGCTCAACGCTTCAGGCGTGCGCGTCAACAGCCGCGGCTATGCGGTGGTGCCGCATCTGACGCCGTATCGTATGAACGCGGTGGAGATCGATCCCAAGGGCCTGTCCACCGACGTGGAATTGCAGGTCACCAGCCAGCAGGTGGCGCCGCGCGCCGGCGCGGTCTCGATGCTGCGGTACGCCACGGTCTCGGGCAGCTCGGCCATGCTGGTGGCTCTGCGGGCTGATGGCAAGCCGCTGCCGTTCGGCGCCAGCGTGGTTGACGAGCACGGCGTGGAAGTCGGCCTGGTTGGGCAGGCCAGCCGCGTGCTGGCCCGCGGGCTCCAGGACAGCGGTCAACTGATGGTCAAGTGGGGCGAGCAGCCTGGTGAATCTTGCCGCCTGGACTACGAGCTCCCCGCACTCGAAAAAGGGACCCGTGCCGACACCTATCGGCAGATTGAGACCCGTTGCCAATAATCAACTCTCTTCTAATAGCTACCGATCGGAACTGCAACATGAAAACGCTTCGAAACTTGTATTTAACGGGCGCTGCGCTGCTTTTGCTGTCGCTGTCGCCAAGTGCTTCCGCGACGCTCTGTCAAAACGCCAATTGGATGCCCGATGGAATGACGATTCCAGAGATCGTCGTAGATCCGAGTGCCCAGGTTGGGGCTGTGCTGCACGTTCTTCACTTGTACCGTTCGGCTGGTAGCAACAATGGTCCCTGTCTCAGCTCCACGGTCACGATGACGTTCACTGGGGCAGACGCCCTTATCGCGCCTAACACCTACAACTCGCGGATTCCGGGAGTTGGCTACCGCTTGCGGATAACGAGCGGCGGGTGTACGTCGGCCTACTTTCCCACGAGTTGCTCCGGAAAGTTTGGGCCTGGCGTCCCCACGCACACGATGGAAATGGAACTGGTTAAGACAGGGCCTATTACCTCCGGAAACCGCCCCGCAGGCGCGCAGATAGCCACCTGGCGCGACAACTACAATCACCCTACCTACACTGACGACTTCGCGCGTTTCACCCTTTTCCAAGCCATTTCGGTAAGAGTGCGGCAGCCGCCCACTTGTTCAATTTCGTCGGCGGGACCGATCAAGGCCTCATTGGGAAGTTTCCCCGCAAAGAGCTTCAAGGGCGTTGGCTCCACCTCACCCGCGCGGCCTGTCAACATCGATTTGAAATGTAATGGCGGAGATCCAGGCATGTCCGCCGAGGCCCATGTCACGCTGACGGATGCCACCAACACCGGCAACCGCTCCAACGTATTGACCTTGTCGCCGGACTCCCAAGCCAAGGGCGTCGGCATCGAGGTTTTGAAGGGCGACACCGTGCTGGCTTATGGCCCGGATTCGAACGCAACCGGGAACCTGAACCAGTGGCACGCCGGCACCATTTCCACGGGCATGAGCACGTTCTCCATCCCGCTGACGGCGCGCTATGTGCAGACCGACCCTGTCGTGACGCCAGGATCCGCCAACGGCCGCGCCACCTTCACGATGAGCTATCAGTAGGAAGCCGAGCCGCCGCGGCCTGGATCGCCGCGACGTTGAAAGCGCGTGCCGTATGGATTGCGAATGACCGGCAATGAAGAAAGGCGTGCGTACCGACAGCTATCGGCAGCTTGAAACCCGCTGCAAATAGCCACGCTTTTCCTAATTGCCATGGACTGGAAACCATACGATGACTAAATTTCCGAACTTGTTTTCGCTTGCCGCAGGCTTGCTGCTCATGCTGGGGCTCTCCGCGCAGGCGGCCGGGCAGGCGATGTGCCAAGTCCCCAACTCAATGACCTTGAGTCTTCCCTCCGAACTGACATTCGATCCCAACGCGGCGGTAGGGGATGTGCTGTACTCGATTTCCTCTCCCGTCACCATTACCGGTTCGGGCATAGGCTGCGTCTCAAAATCGACCACCATGAACTTTTATGGCGATGCGGGCTATGGCGGCGCCATCGGCAATCTCTATCCCACCGGCATCCAAGGGGTGGCTTTCCGCCTGAGAATGCCGACGCATACTTGCGCGGCAGGTCGTTACTGGCCCATAAGTTGCAAGGGTACATTTGGACCGAACGTCCCGCCGCATACGCTCGAGTACCAACTGGTCAAGACAGGCCCCACAGGCTCGGGCACGCTCTCGAGGAACGTCGGCTACTGGTGGGGGGATGCCAATATCCTTACGAAGTTCGCGATGATCTATCTGGCGTCCTCCGTTGCCGTGAAGCCCCAATCCTTACCCACCTGTTCCTTTACGGCCGGATCGGTCCAGGCATCGCTGGATAATGTCTCCGCGAAGAGTTTCACCGGCGTCGGCTCTACCTCGCCCGCTCGGCCTTTCAGCATCGATCTGGCCTGCAAGGGGGGAGACG includes these proteins:
- a CDS encoding fimbria/pilus outer membrane usher protein, giving the protein MKNSLSQLLHTRDRARLRLTPLCAALLVALALHDLDALAAEAAAPGQMVASVEFEDAFLMGGSGQRTDLSRFAKGNAAAPGNYSVDLFINQGYVGRVDVPFAPVAGETAAQPVFDRQLLQRIGVDLGKLPAEATEKLAQGASLRLDEIAADAGSDFDFGDQRLDLSIPQAAMSRHARGYVSPELWDSGVNAAMADYDFNLYNYRNKAFGGTQRQGYLGLRAGANIGDWRLRHNGSYSFDSQGRRQYQNISTYAQREIVGLSSQLTLGEAYTSGELFDSTPFKGVRLASDDRMLPDSLRGYAPVVRGVANSNARVTIRQNSVIIYETTVAPGAFEITDLYATGYGGDLDVSVQEADGSVRKFSVPYAAVPMSLRPGVSRYSVVGGAVRNKQLSKSPQFLQATYQRGLSNLVTGYAGATVAQNYTSALLGGTLNTSVGAVGLDATQSRLSRDGATHTGTSLRASYAKSLPDTGTNVSIAAYRYSTGGFYGLNEAMNSLYGYGQYRYTGSMVRERNRASLVISQQLGGQRGSVNFTGSTVDHWNRDGRDVNYSIAYANTYKTIGYNLTVQRQRDSRQQMGTAVYATFSIPLGKTNPLSLSTNVGRDATGRMQMQSTLSGSTGEDNQLSYGLSADHASGGSGSSRNGGSANLLYRAPVAEFMGSAGVGTGYSQSSVGMRGAVVVHPGGVTLSQPLSETFGIVEAPDAEGARLLNASGVRVNSRGYAVVPHLTPYRMNAVEIDPKGLSTDVELQVTSQQVAPRAGAVSMLRYATVSGSSAMLVALRADGKPLPFGASVVDEHGVEVGLVGQASRVLARGLQDSGQLMVKWGEQPGESCRLDYELPALEKGTRADTYRQIETRCQ
- a CDS encoding AI-2E family transporter — its product is MQPVLPAYLIARWLLLLVLLAGVYFLSGFLVPALAALIIGLASWPLYQRLVARCGGRTALAASLALLVVIVVLIVPMSFALSYAIKEASTFFAWAIAANRHGVDVPNWITSMPVVGERLGQYWESYIGQPHALGALVEAVSGEHLGNIYRMVLAATGNLFQLLLTVLFMLITLFFVYKDGIRMVAQLDVLGERILPARWLRFSRVVPATINSTVTGMGLIALGEGVVLGIAYWVAGVPSPVLLGVVTGFMALIPGGAPLSFTLVSLYLVGSGHLVAGIALMVWGSVELFIVDKTLRPRLVGGPVKLPFLPTFFGLVGGVKTMGIVGLFVGPVLMALLVAVWREWVHHEVQERDAARINPPTHPPAA
- a CDS encoding fimbrial protein; amino-acid sequence: MTIPEIVVDPSAQVGAVLHVLHLYRSAGSNNGPCLSSTVTMTFTGADALIAPNTYNSRIPGVGYRLRITSGGCTSAYFPTSCSGKFGPGVPTHTMEMELVKTGPITSGNRPAGAQIATWRDNYNHPTYTDDFARFTLFQAISVRVRQPPTCSISSAGPIKASLGSFPAKSFKGVGSTSPARPVNIDLKCNGGDPGMSAEAHVTLTDATNTGNRSNVLTLSPDSQAKGVGIEVLKGDTVLAYGPDSNATGNLNQWHAGTISTGMSTFSIPLTARYVQTDPVVTPGSANGRATFTMSYQ
- a CDS encoding fimbrial protein yields the protein MKKNLLTAALAIAGLATFASAHAADGTIEFTGNITANTCAINGGNGGENFTVALPSVSAKTLETAGATAGRTPFKIALTGCTTDQPVSVHFEGGPTVSQTTGRLTVDVGGASNVELGLLNNSFGEIKAGAAYGQQNSQTVNLASGKADLDYFVEYHSLGGATAGAANSRVQYSISYQ
- a CDS encoding fimbrial biogenesis chaperone yields the protein MKSLRRTLMAAAALAAGCIALQAQASVVIASTRVIYPAQEREVTIKLSNDGRTPALVQSWLDDGNITDAPETLKVPFVLTPAIFRVDPGKGQTLRLIHTKEAMAQDKESLFWLNVLEVPPKPQAGEDANRLQIAFRTRIKVMYRPQGLPGQADEAPAQLRWEIAPAQSGKGYALKASNPTPYVVNLGKVSLQSGSQSFDAGAGYVKPGESALFPVAGLASTPVAGSQVKFNSINDWGANVAGSQPLMSGSASATR
- a CDS encoding phytanoyl-CoA dioxygenase family protein; the protein is MLLPDDQIAVLREQGFVVARQFASPEQVVALRALAERHLREHVAPIEYEADLRYPGAPESRTAVGGLTVRRLLNAYARDPLFAQWAADARIGQWLGRYFGETPVLSTVHHNCVMTKHPAYGSLTGWHQDIRYWSFSDTDLVSTWLALGPETRANGGLSFIPGSHAAAFAPEQFDPQKFFRDDAPQNAEWIARAVCPELQAGDVVFFHCRTLHAAQGNSSDRVKLSVVHTYHPQSCHPMPGTRSASQPGVPLPVQAA
- a CDS encoding LysR family transcriptional regulator → MDRFQAMQVFVRVVDANSFTRAADSLSLPRTTVTTIIQNLERLLGVRLLNRTTRRIGLTPDGAGYYQHCVRILADVEETEACFQEAALRLKGRLRIDVPTCIGRLILIPSLCDFHDKYPDVELVLGLGDRPVDMVQEAVDCVIRAGDLEDSSLVARRIGTLQSVTCASPTYVARHGLPQSIDELRDHHAVHYFSSRSGRNCGWDFRVDGKHQEVEMKGVVSVNEAGAYLDCGLKGFGLIQTPRYMALPHLQSGELIEVLPQWKPSPTAISVLYPQSRQLSPKVRAFADWVAELFASCPLLSGRDETDPAAASCSVYARQVSQANTLASTAPRPALEEYLPPRRRTAREEAAEYAL
- a CDS encoding fimbrial protein, whose amino-acid sequence is MTKFPNLFSLAAGLLLMLGLSAQAAGQAMCQVPNSMTLSLPSELTFDPNAAVGDVLYSISSPVTITGSGIGCVSKSTTMNFYGDAGYGGAIGNLYPTGIQGVAFRLRMPTHTCAAGRYWPISCKGTFGPNVPPHTLEYQLVKTGPTGSGTLSRNVGYWWGDANILTKFAMIYLASSVAVKPQSLPTCSFTAGSVQASLDNVSAKSFTGVGSTSPARPFSIDLACKGGDEGMSAQVYATLTDATDASNRSKVLSLSPGSQAKGVGIQVLHEGAVLGYGPDSSEPTNVNRWHAGTVATGMTAFSIPLAARYVQTDPVVTPGTANGRATFTMSYQ